TGTTGGCTCCCCAACTCCAGATTTTCTCCCAGCCTGGTGGCTTTTGAGGACTGTCCTCCACTTCCCTCTCCTGTTTACATCCCCCTCCCCGCCGTCCCGATGGGAACGCTCCTGTCTGCCCCGGGCCAGAGTCCCCCTTGTCACCTGCAGGCTGGGACGTCAAACAGGCTCCCAGCAGGCTGGTGACACGGGTCTGGGGACCAGAAAGCCAGGGTGGGGGTCCCAGGGCAACGTGGTGAGAGCTGACAGCAGCCAGGGAGGGTGTTGAGAGACCGAGCGTTGTCCCGACTCCCTGCCCTCGCTCGTCCCCAAACTGGGACCTGCTGGGACAAGGGACCTGGTGCCAAGTTCTGGCACGGGAGGTGCAACGGCTCCGTCTGCTCCCTTCCTGGCTTCCCCCAAATGTCAGCTCGTGATGGTTGGGGAAGCTCTGGATCCCTGCTTTCAGGCCATTGACACTCCACTCCAAAACCCCGGGGCTGGCCGGAGCCTTCCCAGGGAGGGCATCTTGCTGTGCTGGCATCTCAGGATGCGAGCACGGTTCCCACTGTTCTTTAGGTAGCGATAGGTTTAGATGTGGAGCAGGGCTGGACCAGGTGGAGAGGATCTCCTCCAACCTCGCCAGCAGGAATCACCACAGGGACTTGCCGAGGCTGCCAGAGCCTGGCGTTCCCTCCGAAGCTTTGCTcagccccaaatccaccccctGCTCCCGAGGCTTGCGGGGATGGAGAGCGGCTCCCAGCTgagcctgccctgctccagTAGTTCCTATGGTGAGGTGGTGGTCTCTTCTTGGGAGGGTGGGGGAAGGACCTCGAGTTCTCGACTAGCGATGGGACCTAGACAAAGCCACTTCAGGGAAACCGCTTTTGTCTGAACGGGGTGAATGCAATAGGGCGCACCAGGCTGCGCGTCtaaccctgggcttcggtcccgCTGCGGGGGCTGCTGGCCCTCCCGTGGCACCTTGGTGGTGCCGGGGAAACGGCTGCCCCCCGGGTCTTGTATCTGTCTTGAAGAATCGTGTAGGATCTTTCCCCCTCGCCCCCCAGTTTAATGGTTTTGGTGATTTTTCTGCTAGATGCCTAGTACGTGTAAATATCTCTGTAAATCTTTCCACTTTCTCTCAGTATTCTTGATTATTGTTTACAaaagtaacaagaaaaaaaaaaaagaaaaaaaaatgaaaaaaaaaaaatagccaaagCATCTAATAGGTTTTGGACCAGGGAGACGGGATCTTCTCTGTGTACTCTGCCTTGCCACTCTGTGTGGGGATTTGACTTCTGTAGCCATCCCTGTCCTAGGCTAAAGCAAATAGCGAACGGCTTAGCGAATCACTCAGGTTTTCCCCAGGGCCACTGTGGCCCCGGGACCCCAGAACACAGGGATTTTTATCTGTAGAGGGAAGCCACGCTGGAGAAGACGGGCTCGATTTGCATCTTCTCCTTGCGTTTGCCCGTTGTGGGTTCTTCCCGGGTCTTGacaataatgaaataaattgcTGCATCATCACCCACCCTGCCCATGCTCGGCTCGCAGGCGCTGGGCACTATGCATTAGGGGACGGTGGGTCGCGGGCGGAGGAGGCTGCACACTCAGGGTCCTGCTGTAACGGGGCATTTGAATGTATGTGGAGAAATGTCCCTCCCGAGGTGGCggcggtgtcccccccccccccggtgttaAAAAGCCTTTGAGTCGCAAGATTGTCTATACGAGCAGACGGAAGAATGTAACTCCATGTTTACTGCTAGCAACCAAAGCTTGTTTGTGTCAAACTCTTTGAATTTGTATGaagtgggagggaagggagggagggatgcaGGGGGAAGGCTGCGTGCGGCTCTGAGGAGGTTTCctgctggaggccctgcagCGAGAGCCGCAGCTCCTGTcgctgcagggttttttttttttcccccctccctcctttcatttgtgtttttaattttttttaattaccatctatgtgaaatgtgttttttttttctggaaaaaaaataaaataaataaaagaccaCGGGCAATGGCTGCTGTGTGCggttcctcctccctcccctcactgaggggctgggggggtttgAGGCTCTCAGCCCCAAAAAGGGGCTGGGAGTGGGGGGGCACCAGATTTTGGGGGTGAAAACCGAACCCCAAGGACCCTCACACGCCCCAGGGCCGGCCTGAAGCCTCCCCACGCCCACCCTGCCCCCGCCGGGCTCCCCTCACGgccgcctcccccctcccctcatgGCCGCCCCCATCATGGcggcctcccctcccccctcctccttcttccccccccctcccctcagccgTGAGCGCCCCGCGCGCATGCGCACGAGCCTCCCCCTCCCCGCGCACGCGCTTCCCGCCCCTGGGCGCGGGCGGGTGACGTAAGCGGAAGGGCGCGGCCCCCTCCTGAGGAGGCAGCGGCGGCGCCGCCGGGCGAggtaacggggggggggggcggtcaccgggggggctctgaggggaaaacggggggcgaggagggggaAAACGGGGACAAAAAGGAGCGGGGAGGCCCTTCAGGCCCCGGGGAGCCGCCTCTTGGGGTTCTTGCCCCCTCCTTCCCGGGGGTGGCCCCGCTGCAGGCCGGGCCTCGCTCCGCGCTGGGGTCTCCCCTCACGGTGGGGGTGGGCCCGGGGCCTCCCGGCCTTGCTTTGAGGCCGTGGGGGTGAGCTCTCAGCACCCCCCCGGTGCTCCTGGCTCGTAGGCAGGCGGCTTCTCGGTGGGGAGCGCTTCTAGAGGTGGCTGCGTGGGGTTTTAGTGGCAGAAGGTTGGGTTTTGTTAgcgggtggtggtggtgggggaggagggggagggggtgtTTTTAGCCCGGGTtgtccccagggagggcagggagctgtAGGGAGAGCCCCAGGTGCGGCCTGGCCTCGCCTGAATGCTTTGCGGTTGTATCTGTGGCTGCGCGCCCCTTCCTGAGGGCACAGGTGGAGAAGGCACACATAGAAAATGTGTGGTCGGAGCGATTtgaggctgctcctgctcctcactGGGGGACAGGTGGGTGGGTCTGGGCTCTGACCCTGCAGCGCTCCTCAGAACCGCTGTGTCCACCTCTCTCAGGGCTCCAAGTTCAGAGAAATGAAGGTAAATTTGGGAGTTCTGCAGGCACTTGTATTTTGTTAGCTTAAACCAAGTACTGGTGTTTGATGAGTGGGTgatgtggtttaaaaaaaacacaatgttttTAGAGCTCTTAAGGCTGAAGTTCTGTATTTGTGAGGGAGAAGAAATCTTAGTGGTGACAGAGCAGGGTGGTTGGTGATGTCAGTTTGAAGGGTTTCCAGCACCAAAGCGCCACAGGTCAGTTTGGGATCATTGCTCTGTGCTGAGCCTGGTGGTAACCTGGTGCAATGTGGGTGTGTACCAACTCACCGGCTATTTCTGCAAGAAGAAGCAGGAGggactttccctgcagcaaacCAGTAGAGCATCAAGTCTGTTGGCACAGAGCTGGAAAATTCCAGAGCTCGTTTCTGAGCTGTTCACTTCCCCCATTGCTCGCTTGTCCAAGCGCTCATGCAGGTGACAAAAAGGTCTCCAAAACAGGTCCTTATTTTTCCCAGGTGATTGCATGCAGTGTTGCTTTGGGCTCAGATGGAGTCTTCTGTACCTCTaacccttttattttcatcttcctaCTGAAAAAGAACAGGAGCTCTTGGTAAGACATGTCGTGGATCAGAGAAGGCGAGCTGAGCATCATAGAGAGATTCTGTGCCAACATAATTAAGGTAAGGAGTGAACTTCGGTTACCTGCAGTAGTCAGCAATTAGCAAGCTCACCGTGGTTCAAAGTGGAGCTATCTCTGTGACCGATCTGCTGTAGGAAGGTAGTGTTGCTAGCAAGGGTGCCTATTAATGCTGGCACTGGATGTACATCCCTAAGCAGCGTTTGGGGATGGAAAATTACTTAAGCTTAGTCTTGCAAatgagcagggctgcaggcagtgcttgCCAATAATGAGCTTACACTCCCAGGCTTCCACGTTTTGTGCCCTCACTGGTGAAGGCAGGGCAtgggaggagggagagcagtGAAATGGTGGGTTGTGATCCAAGATATGAAGCTGGGTTTCTGCTGGCTAGAATAATaacccagcagctccagggaaaTTCTGTCCTGGCTCAGCAGAGTTTTAGAACTAGTGCTGCTGTCCTTTTTTCAAAGGGTCTCTCTGAAGGCCTACTGAGGTCACTGTAAGGGAGTTACTAGTCTTAAAGGGGAGAAGGTCTCATGGCCTCACTTGTTCTTCACCGAAGTTAATTGTGTCTGTGAAAATGCccctgaaataaaaatacttgcaaCAACAGCACCATGAAGCTCTGTGCACCTTCCCCTGCACCTGCAGAGAGGCAGCTGTGGTGGCAGTGCTCTTGTGCCTCTGAAGTGCTACAGTTCTCTGTCACGAAACAGAAATGGGGAGGGCAAGGTTGCTTTTAGGCTTAGGCAATTGTCAATATTGAGAGGTTTTAGAGGGACACTAAGCTGGGATTACCAAAGAGGTGATTAGCATCTTTATCTTTCAGCTGTGAGAAACCCGCTGCACTCCTAGCAGTGTGGGGTGCTACCAGGAGTGGTGGGGCTACGCTCTGTGATGCAAGATGTcagctttctgctctgttttgtttgtccTTGTTTTCTAGGCAGGTCCGATGCCCAAGCATGTTGCCTTCATCATGGACGGCAATCGCCGTTATGCCCAGAAGTGTCACgtggagaggcagcagggacaCTCGCAAGGCTTTGATAAGCTGGCACAGGTGGGAAGGATGTTTGCTGCCTCTGACTTGTGTTGAAAGTCTGAGATGTGTTCATCAGCCGGCTTTGTTTGCTGCTTTACTGATGTGTTCTTGCCCTTCTCTGACAAGTCAGGCTTTGTGCTTTCAGCTGATGTCATCAGGGGGCTGACTTTGGCTTGCTCTCTTACTGGTGTCTTGCAGAGTCATTCTGATCTCCtagtttttcctctgttttacgCTCATTTAAAGTGTCTGTCTTGCACATTTGAAGCTTAATTCTGTGATGCAGGTTGAGTTTCTTTGAAAAGGCAAGGTAGGAATTGTCAGCTCTTGAGGGTTGTTTCTCTTGATCAGTCTTAGCACAGTGGGAAACAGCAGGAAGGTTCTAGCAGCTGAGAATATGGGTCTTGCTGAGCTGTCTGATTACCGGAGTCTGTTTATCTGActtgtgtttttaattacattttgtcCTCTTGCAGACGCTGCGGTGGTGTTTAAACCTGGGTATTCGGGAGGTGACTGTTTATGCCTTCAGCATTGAGAACTTTAAGCGCTCcaaggaggaggtggatggCCTAATGGATTTGGCAAGACAGAAATTTAGCCGCCTGCTGGAGGAACAGTAAGAACCCTCTCACGTCTTTTTCATACAGGGTGAAACAAAAGCAGATCATCATTAAGAGAAATCTCTCAACTTGAGGCTTCCACATGTGGGCACACGGTGTGTTAAGTCACTTTGGAGCTGGAAAGCTAGTTCACAGTGTGCGTGTCGATGGAACTAGTACGGACTTGAGTGAGCAGGGAGGGATGTTGCAGCGCTCTGTTGCACAGTAgcttggtggtgtttgtttgccCACGCCTGATGGGTGAGAAAAGTGCTGTGTGGAAAGGTGCTTTATCTGACTGAGGTAAATTGGTAGGGCAGTGAGAGGGCACAACTGGAAGTAAGGGAGGGAGAGGACTCCCTGGTGCACACTGCTTCGTTTGTGCACTGGGAGTCCTGATCCTCTCGAGTTCTGTCTGAGCGTTGCAGTACACCACGACTCTAAGAGGCCGTTTCCCTGTTTTCTAGCCAGCGTGTCCTCTTCATCAGTGATAGGCCAGGAATAGTTGTGCTGTTCTGTGGGTGATCATCAGTAATTCTGTGTTCTGTATGTTTGATTAGTTAGTTGCCTAGAGTCTGTGGTTGTATTTTAAGTTTTACACGTGTGGATCGTCATAACTTTAGGTAGACATGCCTAATTTGTGATTGTTATCTGGCCCTTTGGTAATGTCTGAACCTGAGGTAACTTCATGGGGAATGATCATTTTCCCTTCAGGGAATGGTTTGGGATGAACAAATCTAAGCCAGTTCTGAACACCTGACACACCTGGTCATTATGCTTATTTCAAATTCTCAGTTTTGCTAAAGCTTTGCCTGCAATGTGCCTGCTGTTTTCATTTGGTGGCTGTTACACGAGGCAAATAGGGGCTGATCTGTTTGCTGCAGTCCTCACTCTTTTTGTTGGGTGTAGGGAGAAGCTGAAGAAACACGGTGTGTGTATCCGTGTCCTTGGAGACCTGCCACTTCTGCCCTTGGATATTCAGGAACTGATTGCCCAAGCTGTGCTGGCAACCAGGAACTACAACAAGTAAGTGATGTATGGGTCAAAGTAGCTGCTATGTCGTGCTCTCCTCTTCTCCTTGAAGGCTGAGTACTTGTCAAACACAATACCTCTTTCTTTGTCCTACAAGCACAAAAAAGTGCTGTACATAGTCTATTTGTCACCTGCTGGACCTTTACTTTTAAGTTTTTGTGACTTCTCTTTTCAGGTGCTTTCTAAATGTCTGTTTTGCATACACATCAAGGCATGAAATCAGCAATGCTGTCAGGGAGATGGCATGGGGCGTGGAGCAAGGGCTGCTTGAACCCAGGT
This sequence is a window from Anas platyrhynchos isolate ZD024472 breed Pekin duck chromosome 24, IASCAAS_PekinDuck_T2T, whole genome shotgun sequence. Protein-coding genes within it:
- the DHDDS gene encoding dehydrodolichyl diphosphate synthase complex subunit DHDDS isoform X2 — encoded protein: MSWIREGELSIIERFCANIIKAGPMPKHVAFIMDGNRRYAQKCHVERQQGHSQGFDKLAQTLRWCLNLGIREVTVYAFSIENFKRSKEEVDGLMDLARQKFSRLLEEQEKLKKHGVCIRVLGDLPLLPLDIQELIAQAVLATRNYNKCFLNVCFAYTSRHEISNAVREMAWGVEQGLLEPSDVSESLLDKCLYTSNSPDPDLLIRTSGEVRLSDFLLWQTSHSCLVFQSVLWPEYSFWNLCEAILRFQMNYSALQLCEQFAGIPRPG
- the DHDDS gene encoding dehydrodolichyl diphosphate synthase complex subunit DHDDS isoform X1 produces the protein MSWIREGELSIIERFCANIIKAGPMPKHVAFIMDGNRRYAQKCHVERQQGHSQGFDKLAQTLRWCLNLGIREVTVYAFSIENFKRSKEEVDGLMDLARQKFSRLLEEQEKLKKHGVCIRVLGDLPLLPLDIQELIAQAVLATRNYNKCFLNVCFAYTSRHEISNAVREMAWGVEQGLLEPSDVSESLLDKCLYTSNSPDPDLLIRTSGEVRLSDFLLWQTSHSCLVFQSVLWPEYSFWNLCEAILRFQMNYSALQKARDSYMEERKQQQMERDQAYVTKKLQQEGFASHGDSQRRRTLLQKCTAMREERIQGFLQALEHKRADFFERLCTVSA